The Malus domestica chromosome 13, GDT2T_hap1 genome includes a window with the following:
- the LOC103428548 gene encoding heat shock 70 kDa protein 8-like encodes MAEPAYTVASDSETTGEEKSSSPFPETAIGIDIGTSHCSAAVWNGSQVELLRNSRNQKMMRSYVTFKNENPSGGVSYQLSSEHEMLSGASIFNMKRLIGRVDTDPVVQSSKSLPFLVQTLGIGVRPLIAALVNNVWRSTTPEEVLAIFLVELKAMAEIELKQPIKNVVLTIPASFSRFQLTRIERACAMASLHVLRLMPEPTAVALLYAQKISNQNVNTGSEKIALIFNMGAGYCDVAVTATAGGVSQIKALAGSAIGGEDLLQNMMRHLLPDSETLITSHGLDDIKSAGILRVATQEAIHNLSSQTSVQIDADLGNGTNICKVVDREEFEEVNRAVFDKCASLISQCLHDAKVDTEDVSDVIVVGGCSYIPKIRSLVMSICKKEELYKGMNQLEAAVTGAALEGAVASGLSDPFGSLDLLTIQATPLAIGIQADGNNFVPIIPRNTAIPAQKDMIFTTAHDNQTEALIIVYEGEGKKVEENHLLGYFKITGIPPSPKGVPEIRIILDIDASSVLRVLSGVLMPGSHQPVNPVMGVRMPTVDDGHGWCAEALHRTYGSTLDLVTVQKI; translated from the coding sequence ATGGCTGAGCCAGCATACACAGTGGCATCTGATAGTGAAACCACTGGAGAGGAAAAATCGTCTTCTCCTTTTCCTGAAACCGCTATTGGGATTGACATTGGCACTTCACATTGCAGTGCTGCGGTCTGGAATGGCTCCCAGGTTGAGCTCCTTAGGAACAGTAGAAACCAGAAAATGATGCGGTCGTATGTCACATTCAAGAATGAAAACCCTTCAGGAGGAGTAAGCTATCAACTCTCCAGTGAGCACGAGATGTTATCTGGAGCTTCAATTTTCAACATGAAACGATTAATTGGCAGGGTTGACACTGATCCAGTTGTCCAGTCAAGCAAAAGCCTCCCCTTTTTAGTACAAACATTGGGCATTGGGGTGCGCCCACTGATCGCAGCCTTGGTGAACAATGTATGGAGATCCACAACTCCTGAAGAAGTTCTGGCAATATTCTTGGTGGAACTCAAGGCAATGGCAGAAATCGAGCTAAAGCAACCCATAAAAAATGTTGTTCTGACTATTCCAGCTTCATTCAGCCGATTCCAGCTTACTCGTATTGAAAGAGCTTGTGCCATGGCTAGCCTTCATGTACTCAGACTGATGCCTGAACCAACTGCTGTCGCACTGTTATATGCACAAAAGATTTCAAATCAGAACGTAAACACCGGATCTGAGAAGATTGCTCTAATCTTCAACATGGGTGCTGGATACTGCGATGTAGCTGTTACTGCTACAGCTGGAGGAGTTTCCCAAATAAAAGCCTTAGCAGGATCTGCCATTGGAGGGGAAGACTTGCTTCAGAATATGATGCGTCATCTGTTGCCAGATTCCGAGACTCTTATAACTAGCCACGGACTTGATGACATAAAATCAGCGGGCATTCTTCGAGTTGCAACGCAGGAGGCAATCCACAATCTCTCCTCCCAAACAAGTGTTCAGATTGATGCTGACTTGGGAAATGGAACAAATATATGTAAGGTTGTGGATCGTGAGGAATTTGAGGAAGTTAACCGAGCAGTGTTTGATAAGTGCGCGAGCCTCATAAGCCAGTGCTTGCACGATGCAAAGGTTGATACCGAGGATGTGAGCGATGTAATAGTTGTTGGTGGATGCTCATATATTCCAAAGATAAGAAGTCTTGTCATGAGCATTTGTAAAAAGGAGGAGCTGTACAAAGGGATGAACCAGTTGGAAGCTGCTGTCACTGGAGCGGCACTAGAAGGAGCGGTGGCATCAGGTCTTAGCGATCCCTTTGGTAGTTTGGACTTGCTTACCATTCAAGCCACCCCTCTCGCCATTGGGATTCAAGCTGATGGAAACAACTTTGTGCCTATCATACCTAGAAACACAGCAATTCCCGCACAAAAAGATATGATTTTCACAACTGCCCATGATAATCAAACTGAAGCACTGATAATCGTCTACGAAGGCGAGGGGAAGAAGGTGGAAGAGAACCATTTGCTGGGGTATTTCAAGATCACTGGAATTCCACCATCACCGAAAGGAGTTCCGGAAATAAGAATAATTCTGGACATCGATGCATCGAGCGTGCTGAGAGTTTTATCGGGGGTTTTAATGCCGGGGTCTCATCAGCCGGTAAATCCAGTCATGGGAGTGAGGATGCCAACAGTTGATGATGGTCATGGCTGGTGTGCCGAAGCCCTACACAGAACTTATGGTTCTACTCTCGACTTGGTTACAGTGCAGAAGATATAG